The genomic region ACCAACCAGGCTACGGCTCACCGACCCCCTGAATAGATTGCCCTTCCCTAGCACCTCACCCCAAGAGGACCATTCTTCAAGTATTTCTTTTTTAATCAGTCCTTGTTCGAGAACTCCCTCCTCAACTAGATACCACATATTTTGTTTGATGTCCCTAATTTTCTCAGATTACATCCCACACTTAAAAAAGTACTTTGGGTATTAACTAGTCATTTACAAATTTACTCTATAGCATTTCATTCCAGCTCTATTTGAGCGAACTCGAAATTTTGAAACCTTGGATTTAGTGAGGCAACGGTGACGTTGGCGGCTTGATCGTGGTTTCAAGGGCGGCGACATGGAGGATCATAATGATGGTCGAGTTTTAAGACCACCAAATTGACGATGGTTGGGGCTGCCCCAGGAAAGCCCAACCGGTACGACGGGTTGGGAGGAGGAGGATATAGGTAGAGGGCTTGGGCCATGTCCTAGTGGGTTGCGTTTACAACCCATTAGATTGGGCCTAGTTCTCTAGCACATTTTCCTTCTCCTTCCACTTTGTTCCTTCCACTTTGTTTTGGGCTAGTTGGGTTATGTTGGGGTAGCCTGCTTCATTCCTTGTCTTAGTTAGGTCTTTTCAATGTAAACGTGTTTACTGGATTGTTTTATCGAAACGTATATCAATTGGCGTTTTAGGTGTTTGGAGGATAAAAAAAGTGGTTCCATTTTAAGGACTCGGTAGGGTTTGGGATGTAATTAATTAATTAATTATTATTTTTTTGTAGCCATTTGGCTGTATCTTTTTTGTTGGTTAATGATACGTATGGCGTGAATAAATATTCTCACAACACACATGACGTATGTGCCGTAATTAATACCATTTTACGACACACATTAGATATGTGCCGTAACATACCATTTTACGAAAATCCGTTTATTTGCGTTAACTTTCCGAGTGGCTCATTCAAGAAGTTATCTATCATCCTAACTGTAACAGAGTATCCCACCAGCTAGTTAATTTGGGTTTCCAAGCCACTTTTGACCTTCAGATTGCATTCAAGATGTAATACGGCACGACTGTAATCACCTCAACTGAGAGAGAGGTCTCTTATCTATAAAGTTCTTTGATTGTTTCAAAAAACAAATCTACTCATCGTGAATTCGTGATAGTTAGTATGACACACGCATTAGAACCACCAGGTAACCAGTACGAATGAAAAGTTGGCCGGCATTGACTTGCAAGGAGGAGGAACATGGTTTGATGAGCGAAGCTAGCTCCTTTGCATCTATGCTTAATTCTCAAGGTTTGAACTTAAAAATCCCTTGCATAGCATGAAAGCCTGCTTCATAAAACGTTTTGATGCTGTATATGCATCAATGCATCACTGTCAACCTGACAGTTTAACCCGCTACCCGCCCGTTAACCGCCCGCTAATAACCCATCTATTTCTGCCCTATTACAGTTTTACACTAACGGGCGGAAACATATTACCCAACGGAACCGCCAAAGGGAAAAAAACAAAAGGAACTCTTGTTTTCATTCCACTCTGTTCTCTTGCAATAAACTATGACCAAAGGGAACACCACTTACCAAATATTCCATTGCATACTCAATAATGCATTATTTTTTATTGACCGACGACGTAACCTTTTGTCTGTACTTAGATTATCATAACCATTAAGCTTAAATATCCACAATGTACCTAATTTGTTGACAAAAGCAATCATATTCAATTAATTAATTAACAAATGCTATTAATTTCAGAGCATATTCCTGTAATACTTGTCATTGTATAATTTTTGGGCATGTTTACTAACCTGGAATGAAATTAAAAATGACGGAATTGATTCTAGGATTGGTGAATTCCGGTGTTTACTAACCTGTCAAGGTATTAAAATGGATGTGGGTCTCACATGTTTATCAGGAATCAATTTTTTATAGACCACCTAATTTGATACCCATCTCTCTCCTTGGGTATCAGAATCAAGCTTATGGAATCAACTTTTGCTTTAAAAAATATCCTCACATAATTATAATATTTCTAAAATACCCAACCCTATATATATATATATATATATATGGAAGAGAAGACGACAAAATGAGAAACAACAACGACAAAATAGAAGAACAGACGGCGCACTCCAAGGTCAGTTTCTCTCTTCCATGGTAATTATATGCATGAATTCATAGAACTAAAAATTATGACGTCCAGTATTATTTGGTCTAGCAACATAATCTTCTCTTAATAAGTGGGAAGCTGTGAGTTTTATTTATAAAAAACCAGTTATAACATTTAAATTTTTTACCGATAAAAAAAAATGATGACAACTTTATCAATGGTATACAATTTAACTTTATATATGCACTATGCATTGAATAGAAAGGTTGCTCATCCTCATATGCATATATTGAATAGAAAGGTTGGGTTGCTCACCCTCATATGCATATATTGCATAGAAAGGTTGCTCATCCTCTTAATTAGCTCATTATGCTTCGCTTCTATCATTAATAGATCACACATTTCAAATAAATGAATTTAGAGATGTAACAGGTAAACTTACTAGTTTGAACTAGAAAATTCATCAAACTTGATACATATTGATGTATTGCCAACTTGATTATACGTACATTGAAAGCAACCCTGCCATGCTAGTATTGCTGAGATTTTTCAGAGGTTAGTTGGGTTCTGAATGAGTGTTTAAGTTATGTAACTGTTTTCAATCAATTAGAATTCAACATGTTTACCGTAAAACAAATGTTATTGTAAATAGACTTGCACATGTATCTTGCTAGTAGTTGTTCCATACATCCATTATTGATATGTGCTTAGGTTAGGGGATACTTCTTTTTTTTTGAAAGGAGGGGATACTTCTTATATCATACAGAATGCTCTTCGTAGTTTTATTTTATTTTATTTTATTTTTTATAATCTGCAGCTTGGGTTATATGTGTTATGTTGCTCCAGATCCAAAATATTTCTATTAATATAATACATGGAATCAGGGACTTGGGGATGAGCCTTCCAACTTGGATTGGTTCCAAGACCCTTTGAAACAGAAATTAATAACAGAGTTGGTTTGTTCTAAAACCAGAGGTGGTAGTGGTGATGGATAAGAAAAGAAATGAGAGAGAGAGAGAGGAGCGGATCCAGATCTGAAAATGGGTGATGAGCTAAGTTGCATGGACACGGACAAAACTCAAAAATTGAGTTTCCGACACGGCAAACAAAATTATATATTTATGTATTTTTAATAAATAAAAAATATACTAATATATGAAATAAGTTCATTACATTATCAAATAAAGTTTTAAATTCAATCTATTTCATAACCATAAGAAATAAGTCAAGTGCATAACTAATAACATTAAAAGCAACATACCTCTAGCACCTAAAACATAACATTAAAGAAAAACAAACTTGAACAGTAGTTTGTTTTCAAACAGAGCAATATCTAGCACAGTAGCACTTAATAGACAAAAAGATGAACTAATATAATTATCATATCCATAATCTATCCAAACTTTTTTTTTTTTTTTAAAGTCTGAAACGCTAACGTGGAGTGTTGCAATGTCGTGTCGGGCCGGTCAACGTGTCCGAGACGTGTCCGAAAAGTCAATTTTTTCAAACACGTCATGTGGGGTGTCGAACACGTATTTTGTTGTGTCGGCGTGTCGAACACTCCGACACTCCAGGGGTGTGGAGTGCCCGTGCAACATAGGTGATGAGAGAAAACATAAGTTGAGGGAGGGGAATTATAGGTATAAAAATAAGGAAAAATTTGAAAATTTTGCTAGTGGGAATAGCACTCTAAGAGTATAGAGGGTTAATGAGAATTTTAGAATATGATGATTTTATTAGTGGAAAAAAAACCTCAGATTTAGGGCCAGTAGACATTTTCTCAAATGATACAATGAGTCTGTTGTAAGTCGAACACACGACCTCTACTTATTAAGAGAAGACATGTCACACTGAACCAAATGAAACCGGCCATAACCAAGATAATTTTAAACAAGAATTCAACAACAAAAGCACGAAATATAATTTGCTATTGATTTATATTCTTTAATCAGTCTGGATCTTTCTATAATATATGGGTCATGATTAATTTATAAGCTCATGTTGTATTGATTAATTAACTAGTAATCCTTCTAGATCGCATCTGGACCAAAGTCGTTTCATTTGTTATAAAAACCTTGAAAGCTAGCCTCAGCCTCAGCACTCACTTGCCTAGTACTGTAATCCGATCCTTTCTTTCTTCTTCAGTCTTTTAGTTTAACTAGCAACCAAGCTCATATACAAAAAAAAAAAAAAACAAACTAGCAACCAAGCTGATTAAGCAAGGTAAGCAGAACAAGTTTGCGATAGTGTCAATGGCGGAGGAGGTTGTTCTTCTGGGCTTCTGGTCGAGCATGTTCGCCATGAGACCCAGAGTTGCTCTGGCGGAGAAGGGCGTGGAGTATGAGTACAGAGAGGAAGACTTGCCCAACAAAACCTCACTGCTTCTGGAGATGAACCCGATCCACAAGAAGGTCCCAGTTCTTATCCACAACGGCAAACCGGTCTGTGAGTCGGTCAACATCGTCCAGTATATCGACGAGGCTTGGAAGGACAAAGGTCCTACTTTGCTTCCCTCCGATCCTTACGAGAGAGCTCAGGCCAGGTTCTGGGTTGATTACATTGATAAAAAGGTAATAAACTTTGTTGAGATATCAATCCCAGGAATATGAGATCTCACGTACCCTGAGTTTATACTTTATTGGTAGCTACATTTTTATTGTAATTTTTAATTTTTGTTTTCTCCCAGATCAAGTAATATGCTAATATAAAGTGATGAACTGCAGTTATATGAAGCTGGGAAGAGTATATGGTCCACAAAGGGAGAAGAACAAGAAGCAGCCAAGAAGGTTTTTCTTGAAATCCTTAAGCTGCTGGAGGGAGAACTTGGGGACAAGACGTACTTTGGGGGAGTGAGCTTCGGGTTCGTAGACATCAATCTTGTCACATTTTACTGCTGGTTTTATACCTATGAGACCATCGGAAACTTCAGCATAGAGGCAGAGTGCCCCAAACTAATTGCATGGTTCGAAAAGTGTATGCTGAAGGAGAGTGTCTCCAAAACTCTTCCAGACCCAAAAAAGGTGTATGAATTTTGCCTTTTCTTGCAGAAGTATTATGGTGTGGCCTAGACATCCAGTTGAAGAGAAAAAGCCCTGATTAATCAAATATGTTTTGGCAGCCTTCCAGCTTGTGTCTCACACGGTTGTTGCCTTTTTTTTTTTTTAAAGCACATGGTTGTTGCCTTGTTGGACACTTTCGTGTTTCTTGTCATGTCAATTATTATGAAACAGGCATATAGCCGGTGCGTCTTCTATCTGGCTTCCTGTTATCGGTGCAAATAACAGGTTAATTATCTGGCTTCTTAAATTATATATATATATATATATATATTTATATTATATAATGCTATCAGGTGCAGACGTCCGTATTAAAATTTTGATGCGGTATTTCTATTTTTACACCTACTTCCGATCGAATTTCCTCAAACTTCCTTTAGTACATATCTAGATCATCTTGTGTAGATCNNNNNNNNNNNNNNNNNNNNTTCGTTCACTTTAGGATCACATTTTCACATCTTCACCTTTCAGTGTCTAGAACATAGTGCGTAGATCATTCCTTCAGAGTTTCATCCAATTTAGAGATCATTTGGGTACCGAATTAGATTAAATGAATCAATTGAACAAAATTTGTCCAAATAGAACCGTTCGTGTAAATCACAATTACAGAAGCTCAAATGATCTCCAAATTGGATGAAACTCTGAATGAATGATCTAAACACTATGTTCTACACACTGAACGGTGAAGATGTGAAAATGTGACCTAAAAGTGAGCGCAATGAGAAGGACCACACTTTAATTTCAAAGCGGTATCCCGTTCTAGAAGGAAACTGATAATATATATATATATATTAGCTGTATATCAATTCCTATCCAGAGCAAATCTTCGCTCTGAAATTAAAGTGTGAATGTTCTTTTTTGGCTCAATTTTCAGTCATTTATCCATATCTCTGCCGTTCAGTTTTTAAAACATAATGTATAGATCACGTCTACCAAGTTTCATCCAATTTGACGATCATTAAGGAGCCGAATTGTGTGAAATGCATGAACAGACTAAAATTTGTCTAACTAGAAATGTTCGTGTAAATCACGATTGCAAAAGCTCAAACGATCGTCAAATTAGATGAAACTTGACAGATGTGATCTATACATTATGTTCTAAAAACTGAACGGCAGAGATGTGGATACGTGACCGAAAAGTGAGCCAAAAAAAGAACCTTCACACTTTAATTTCAGAGGGAAGCTTCGCTCTTGCTCTAGATAGAAACTGTATATATATATATACACACACACACACACGAAGNNNNNNNNNNNNNNNNNNNNTATATATATATATATATATAAAATTAATCAACTAATTCTATAATCATCTGGTCATATATTTAAAATTGTCCAAACAAATGCATGTACACATATATGATACTCAAACACAACTATACATATATTTTTTAAATCAAGTAGTTAACCAGATTTATAGCTCAACAAATAATACAAGGAATAAAACATCCATTAGGGCCGATTAAAGAATTAGTTGGCACCGTGTCTGCCCTTAATCCAAATTTAAATCCTACACTGGCCATAGAAACCCAATCCAGCCAAACTCTCACCGGCAGAAAAGGCCCAACAGAATGGGATTCACTCATAATTGTAAACCCCAGCAGGCCCAAAGCTCACATCTGCGATCCCAGGCCCAACTAGCTTTACACGTAGTAACCACTTCTGACTGAAAGACGAGCCGTCACGCTGCCATCCTTTTCGTCATCACTAGCAGCACGACCGCTGGCAAGAGTTCCGGCAACAAGACTGCCGCCAGACATCCCAGCTCCCAGATCGGCGACAACTTCACCGCCGCCGCCGTGTCCCTCCGAATTTATGCAAGAGTTCTTGAAGATGCTCTTGATAATGCAGTATAATTCTTACTAATTCAAGATGTAACCTTTGACTTGATTATCATAACCTGTATGCAATGACGAAAGCATTAATATTCGCTTAATTAACAAATGCGATTAATTTAGAGAGCATAATTCATGTAGTACTTGTCATTTTTTTCCAATGGAATCCTGATATACCGTTGGATTATATACCCTGAAGCTAGCCCCTTAGCCTCAGCACTCACTTGCATGATACTGTAATCCTTTCTTTCTTCTTCAATCTTCATTATTTTAGTTCAACAAGCAACAAAGCTGATTACGCTATAAGTTGGGATTAGCGGAAACTAGTTTGTGGTAGTTTCAATGGCGGAGGAGGTTGTTGTTCTGGGCTTGTGGTCGAGCATGATCGCTATGAGAACCAGAGTTGCTCTGGCCGAGAAAGGGGTGGAGTATGAGTACAGAGAGGAGGACTTGCGCAACAAAACCTCACTGCTTCTGGAGATGAACCCGATCCACAAGAAGATCCCGGTTCTTATCCACAACGGCAAACCGGTCTGTGAGTCAGCCAACATCGTCCAGTACATCGATGAGGCTTGGAAGGACAAAGGGCCTGCTTTGCTTCCCTCCGATCCTTACGAGAGAGCTCAGGCCAGGTTCTGGGTTGATTACATTGATAAAAACGTACGTGTAATATACTTCTTGCTGGTTTTTGATTTTTTTTTATCTTTATTCAAATCTTGAATTTCTATTTTTTCCCAGATCAAGTAATATGCTACTATAAAATGATGAACTGCAGCTATATGAAGCTGGGAAGAATATATGGTCCACAAAGGGAGAAGAACAAGAGGCAGCCAAGAAGATTTTTTTGGAAATCCTTAAGCTGCTGGAGGGAGAACTTGGGGACAAGACGTACTTTGGGGGAGAGAGCTTCGGGTTTGTAGACATCAATCTTGTCACATTTCACTGCTGGTTTTTTACCTATGAGACCATCGGAAACTTCAGCATAGAGGCAGTTTGCCCCACACTGATTGCATGGTGCAAAAGGTGTATGCAGAAGGAGAGAGTCTCCAGGATTCTTCCAGACCCAAGAAAGGTGTATGATAAGTGCCTTTTCTTACAGAAGTATTATGGTGTGCCCTAGACACTTAGTTATCGCCATATTGTTCAGTTTGTGCCCTAGACACCTAGTGTTATGGCCATATTTCACTGCTTCTGAAGAGAAAATGACTGCGTAATCATATGTTATGGCCATATTGTTCCGTTTGTTTCACTTTTATTTTCCTTCCGGTCTCCGGCTTGTAGCTCACATGGTTGACACTTTGGTGTGTCTTGTTATGAATCAATGTGTCTCCTAGCTTGTTGAACAGGTTATGTTATAAACTTATAATCACAATGGTATGATAATCAATCGAGAATAGAACTAACAATTTCTCTAAATTTAGATTCATTGACTAATTATTTAGTCACTCAATCCATGTACACCGTTCACAGTTAACAATCGAATGCACGATGTAGTTCATTGCCTTATTTGCGTTTTCTTTACTTTTTTGCATTTACTTTCAATTATCCATGAATTCTATTAGGATCGCAATGCCTTCATCAATCACTTCCATCGAATCTGGGTTGTTTCTCAACCTTTTCGAATCCAAGGAAGAGCAGAGAATCTGTTTTGGTCACCTTACGAATTGTCTAACTAGAAAACAGGGTTATCAAGTTATCAGAGACTGATCTCTTGTTTTACTTTGGTCTCTTTGAATTAGTGGAAGAGTTGTAGGCCTCTCCCCCTTTTGGTAGTTAGAATAAAGTGTCTTAACCTTTTAAATAGTTGGTTACTCCACCTCTTCGCATCATAACTCCCAAGTTTGACAGGGGTACGGTAAGGCGAGTCCTAACAATGAGGGCAAAAAGGTAGCTTGAATTTCTTTCTTTTCACCTAGACATTTGATGAAAAACTTTTTTTTTTTAAATTCTCGGCTTTACTTAGTTGTACATCAATTGAGGTCCGTAGATAACTGGTAAACCGTTACATGGAAGTTAGATAGGAGGTAGTTAGAAATCATTTGTGGTATAGGTTTAACTAAACGCATTTGTTATGAGGTTCATTGTCATTTTGTTAGCTTGTTTTCATTTAGACTAGTGGTTGTAAATAGACAATTTGATGTCACTACTGGAATTGCCTCTTAGCCGGCAAAAAAAAAGGAATCCGTCGCCTAGGGTTATGTTAATTTAGTTTATGTTAATAGACGATTTATGTTAATTTAGTTTGTATGAACAATTTTCTAGTTCATTTGGCACTTTTGTTTTCGTTAATAATTTTGTTTGTATGAACAATTCTCGATCTAGTTATCAATATGAATGTGTTTTCTAAATCATGATTTTACTGTATCTGTTTCTTATTATATCGTTATTTTAGCAATTTTTAGAAAACAGTGAATAAAATTATAACAATAACTAAAAAATAATTACAATTTCAATAAATAACAAAAAAATCTTAGGTGACGGAAAATAGTTCGTCAGCTAAGATCACCAACTAGCCGATGATTAAACATATACACCGTCGACTAAGAAATGTTAGGACTTCGTTCATTTAGAATCCAATCGACGAATATTCCGTCGACTAAGTAAGATACAACATTTGTCGGTTTGAATCCATGCAGACGACTAATTCGTTGGCTAAGAAAAATTTGACATTCGTCGGCTGACACTTATATCGATGAAAACTTTTCGTTAACAAAGGTTTGTATCGACGAATAGGCTTGTCGACAAGGTAGGAAACATTTCGTCAGCTATAACATTTCTTAGTCGACGACTTCACTTGGTTCTATCGGCTAGGTACCTACCTCACCACAATTAGCCGACAGAACTTAGCCGACGAATTGTTCGTCTGCTTTGTTTTTAGTCGACGAGTTTGTTCCGTCAGCTAAGGGGAAATTTCCAGTAGTGTGTATACGCCTTCTAGTCATAGATAAATATTGAAATTACCAATTTGACTCAACAAGTAAAAACTGTTAGGCCACTAAGAGCAACTTTAACAACGCTAGCCATATTTAAGTCAAATTTAGCTAAAAATAGCTAGAAAGTTATTTTGGCTTGCCAGTTTTAAATCAGATCTGCACCAATGCTCTCTATTATAGCTAGCCTTTGATATTTAATTTTGAATTTGAAATTGTAAATTGCATAACCCTAATTTTTCAACGGCTATTTGTCAAATCGATAGGTTCTATTTAGAGGAAGAAAGATATCTATGTTCATATCAGATATGACATCTTCCAAATTAAAGTGAAATTAGATAAAAATATCATGAATTAAATTCAGTTTACCCCCTTGTGGTTTGGGGGTGACTTCATGTTAGTCCCTACACTTTTATTTTCATCAGTTTACCCCTTGAACTCTTCAATTTCTGTTTGCCGTGCCCAAATTCTCATATTCCGTTTGAATTGACCTTTAATTATCAGCAGTTAAAGTCCGATTTGGACATATAAGGTCCGATTTGCCCAAATTCTAGATACTGGCCTCACAGTTAAGGTTAAAATTATCAGCAGTTAAAGTCCGATTTGTACAGAATATAGGACATTTGGTCACGCTTGAGGAAAATCAAAAGTTTGAGGGATAAACTGATGAAATTGAAAGTATAGGGANNNNNNNNNNNNNNNNNNNNNNNNNNNNNNNNNNNNNNNNNNNNNNNNNNACCAATATTAACTTGTCTCTTCCCTTTTATACAGGTCGACGGTTAAAACCCTAATACGGCGTGCAACTATTGCATGCAGTAAATACCATATACTCATTAACGGCGCGCAATAAAAGCACGTTGTAAATACCTCTTCATTTATGGCGTGCTTTTATTGCAAGCCATAAATAACTCGAGACACAATCTCATTTACGGCGCACTTACGAAGTATGCCGTAAATGAATCATTTTTACGGCACACATCGATGCACGCCGTAAATTTTAAGCGGTAAAAGCCCAGAATTCTTGTAGTAGAACACTGTTTTTGTTTTCTTCAATCAAGTTAAATCATATATAGAATCAATTGCATCATCTTCTTGGAGCCCTCTCTCCTGTTTCTCAGTCAACTACATGAAACGTAGTAACTAGGAAGCTGGCGGTTGACTGGAAAACCAAGAATGGATGAATGGTTTTATAGATTATAATTAAATGAAAATACTCCATCGTACTTTAGTTTAATGGGAATTTGGATTCCTCGATCCATTTTATCCATAGGCTGGGCCGCCGAGGGCCCCTGCGACTCTACGGTGGCTGGTGGTGATTGGTAAAACCTTCATGTAAAGTGGACTCGGATAAATATTCAGGTTTGAAAAAGTACGTTGATAGGCCAAGATAAAAGATCAATATGTGCAAGAAAAATTGTTCGCAGAGACCTTATTAGCTTTGAATTGGGTGATTGGCGGAAGTCAATATATGAATCATTTAATTATAAACTTCGATTTGGTCAAGTCTAAACGGAGTGGATTCTACGCACCAAGGTGTACTTGCACCATTAATGTGCAAGTCCTCAAATTGTTGTACGTGAAGATCGAATGAAGACTAGACAGAGACCCTAAATTCCTTTCTTTCATTTTTATTTTTCATCTAATCAAATTAAGTGCCCATAATAAGAGTATCTCTTATTCGATCTCAGGTTCTCACCTCTTATGTTGGAAACACTTGAGACTATATTTTTTCCGGTTTCAATTTTGTTAACGGTATTAGAATACATGCATGATAATGCGACGTGGATGACCGGATCAAAATATTGCATATTAGTTGTTCGATCAGTTCATTTGCATCTTGGTGCGTAGAAGAATTTTCGAAGTCTAAATATATATGATTTTCTCATTTTAAAGACAACTACCTGTATCATTTACACTTTGGTTGGTCCCTTGTGTTAAAGTTCCAAGGTTAATTATCGTCATTGCAGAAGTCAAAAGCATGCAGCATGTAGATAACATGGCGATTGCTGAGGTGAAGAATCAAGTAATAAGCCGATCACTACTACAATTACCACCACGCAGGGACCGGATAGCCGTAAGAAGACCACCTACGCCCTTCTGGGGGATAAGGTTGAAGTTTGCTTGTAACTCCAACCAATTAAGAGTGTTAATTGGGGTGTGCCTTCACTTTGGAGAGCTAGCATTCGGGTGTTTCTGTATGCATGTGTAAACTAGTATTCCAAATGCCCCATGCTCAATATGATTGAATTGAGGATTATTATTGAAATCGATCATAATGATATTTGTACATGTATAGATTAATTAGAGAAAGACAATCTTTCTCGTACTTTAAAAGTTGGCAAATTGTATTTTTTGTCTCATACGTACATGATCATGATCTAATTTCCGAGCCAGACCTTCAACACCCGCACGATTGTCGACCAAAAGAGATGAAAAGATTGGAGGAAGATCGAATAGCTTAAAGCCTATGGAGAAGAGAAATATCCTATGAAATCTCATGAACCTCATTTCCTCATCCATGCAAAGGCATTCCTCGTCAGAGGTATTAACACCAAATCAGAGCCAGACGACGAGCAAGTTGCATAGCTTACATGCATATATATTTATCATCGATTACTGAAACATTGAATACTATCCTCAATAACCTTCGTAACTAATTAGTGGCGGACGCGGAGACCGGAGAGATCTGAGGAAGTAAGGAACTCTAGAGACAACTCATTGTCCATTTCCTCTTCCTCTCCAATCTCCAAGTTTTAGTGACAGATCTGGATAAGCCATAGAATTTGAACCATTCCAGTAACAACAATACACAATTCTGAGATTTTTTCTTTGTTTAGTTAATATGGGGTAGTGTTGGTGCAGAAAAATTCGGGTAGAAAATTTCCTCATTAACCACTTTTGACTGGAGTAGGAATGAAAACTTCTTCGATAATGGATGTAAAAATGGGTCGGAAATTTAATGGTGACGGTATATCTCCCGATCTAGAATCTCGAAAGGGGTATATTA from Fragaria vesca subsp. vesca linkage group LG3, FraVesHawaii_1.0, whole genome shotgun sequence harbors:
- the LOC101308061 gene encoding probable glutathione S-transferase parC-like; amino-acid sequence: MAEEVVLLGFWSSMFAMRPRVALAEKGVEYEYREEDLPNKTSLLLEMNPIHKKVPVLIHNGKPVCESVNIVQYIDEAWKDKGPTLLPSDPYERAQARFWVDYIDKKLYEAGKSIWSTKGEEQEAAKKVFLEILKLLEGELGDKTYFGGVSFGFVDINLVTFYCWFYTYETIGNFSIEAECPKLIAWFEKCMLKESVSKTLPDPKKVYEFCLFLQKYYGVA
- the LOC101307771 gene encoding probable glutathione S-transferase parC-like; translated protein: MAEEVVVLGLWSSMIAMRTRVALAEKGVEYEYREEDLRNKTSLLLEMNPIHKKIPVLIHNGKPVCESANIVQYIDEAWKDKGPALLPSDPYERAQARFWVDYIDKNLYEAGKNIWSTKGEEQEAAKKIFLEILKLLEGELGDKTYFGGESFGFVDINLVTFHCWFFTYETIGNFSIEAVCPTLIAWCKRCMQKERVSRILPDPRKVYDKCLFLQKYYGVP